The genome window ttggtcaacaagttaactaagtgggcctaataactagggccggctaaccctaattagggccggctaccctaaagcctacgaacccaacaatctcccactcggAGGCTTTGCATAGTCCACAAAGTGCATCCAAGAAACCCATCACCAGTAACTTCAGTAATCTTTACGTTCAAGCCTTCCCAGTCTCCAGTTCCAAGAACAAGCTAAGACTTCAGTCACATCCAAGCCACCTAGTTGCAATCACACCTCTCATCAAGTACCTGAGAAACCAGTTGAAGCTCCCACAAGCTCCAACCCAACAGTTTTATCAGACACATTCTCTATCTCAACCGGCTTGCACGATCCACCAGCTCCAGAGATACACCGAGAATTAATACCACTCTCCACATTTTGCAAACTATTTCCAGGATAGTTTTTTTCTTCAGTCGGAATCTTCGTCTTCAAAACTCAACGATTCTTTGTGATTGTACCCGGAACACGACCCATGCTCCCACTATTGTCAAATCCCCTGACTGGCTTAAACTTAGACCCCCGACCACATTCAACTGACATCCCCAAAGCACCAGGATTCAAGTTCGCAAATTGAACCCTCTTCCGCTTATTAGATTCAGTGAACCAGACTTTATGTTGTACAGGGATGGCTACTCCCTCAACAGGTATCTCAACTAGATACAACGATCCTCGTCTCCTCCCACAGGCAACAACAAGATTTCCATCAATCACCTTCCACTTCCCACCACCAAACTTAACATCTAGTCCctgtttatccagttgactaacAGAAATAAGTTTCTTCGTTAAACCTGGAATTACCCTGACGTTCTTTAAGTTCCATGTAGTGCCCAGTGGAGTCTTCAGATTGACATCTCCCATACCCGTAACATTAAGAACATGACCGTTAGCTAATCGTACCTTTCCAAAGTCTCCTTTTTTTAGATTCACCATCGTCCCCCCGCTGTGCATGGCGTGAAACGAATAACTAGAATCCATAGCCCAAGAATCTATAGACTCTTCACAGCAAACCAGTACGTCACCGTCAGATTCATCTGACACAACACTGTTTACATGCTGGTTACCACCCTCTTTCTTAGTATCAGGACACTCGTTTTTAACATGCCCCTTTATCACCACAGTTCCAGCACCTCACATTCTTCCCAGCTTTAAACAAGCTTTTCCCACGACTCCCACTGCTTCTGTTTTTACCTCTTCCCCTGCTAACACTAAGCATACCAGAAGTAGATCCTCCACTAGTGTTCATCCGGCGAACGTCTTCACCTAAAACACTATCCCGGACCCgatcaaacttcaaatttccagTTCCAGCAGTTTCAGTGACCGTTGTCACAAATCCTGACCAGCTATCAGGTAAGGAAGATAACAAAACCACAACCTGAGTGTCATCATCCAACTTCATGCCCACAGTTGCTAACCTGGACAAAATTGAATTGACTTCGTTAATGTGATCAGCAACTGGACTGCCCTCGTTCATCCTCATATTAAACAGTTCCCTCATCAAGAATACCCTTACCGGCAGACGACTTCTCATACATATTTGACAGAGCTGCTAACATATCACGAGCAGTTGTTTCTTTCATGATATTAAATGCAACTCTCCTCGTCAAAGCCAATGTAATTTTACCTCTTGCCTTTTTGTCCTTTGAGTTCCAAATTGCTTCGGCAGCTTTATCCATTCCAGCAGGTTTTTCTTCCAGTACCACATCTAAATCGCATTCACCAAGCAACGCCTCTATTTGCATTCTCCACCATGCAAAATCAGTACCGTTGAACTTCTCGGTTCGGAACTTCCCGTCTTTAGCCATAACAAACGAGAAAACCAGAAAAAACCACAAGGAACCAAGCAACCGAAACCCGAGCAACTTTCAATAAACCAGAAACCCGAAGTACCCGAACCAGCGACTTCTCCTGCAAACCCGAGCGTAAAATCAGCGAATAACCAGGGTTCAAGAACCGAAACCCTAATCGCCAAACACCCCAAAACCACCAGATCTGCAACAGCAAACCCTACGGCGCAAACCCTAGACCTTACGAGCCGTAACCAGAGAATAGGTACGGGCCGTAAACAAGTCAGCGGCGACGGCAGCAACAGCAGATCAAGATCTCTCGTCCagttctctttctctctcctgcGATAACCGTGTGAACCGTGTATTTAACtgaacctttggctctgataccacttgttaggggtctcggatcagagtaggctcgagcggaagcggaacaaacacacacacacacactagcagaaaataaagaacacgagaatttacgtggttcggtcaaggtgacctacgtccacgggttgcaactggggttttacttttattagatgctcacaactgTTTTCAGAATGACACAGATTACAATTACATCATAGGTATTTTGATAGAAACTTGAAACTGAAAAACTTCGATTACTGAAAGAACGATACAATTAGCCACATTCGAGATAGGCCTGATCTCCAATTTTAGagtaaaaaccctaattttataTAAACATAAACATCGACATCCCCATTTAACCCTAAAACTACGATACTTATCTAAGAGAAATAGCGGGAATGGTTACACCCACTACTCCTGATTACGTGGGTTAACAGCCCACTTCTAAACTACAGCTAATTGGGCCTAAGTTCGTATCAtatttatagaacaagattagggtttcctacttggtcaacaagttaactaagtgggcctaataactagggccggctaaccctaattagggccggctaccctaaagcctacgaacccaacaAAAAGTCTTTTTTTCAAGTTGTGAACAAACCTCAGAAGATGACTTTTGTGTACCCATTTAACCTGTAAGGTTTGAAATATGGTCTTTAGGTATTGGCAAAACAACATGAACAACGTTAAAGCCAATAAATCTGCACATAAGGAATCTGTTCGTGATCTCAGGTATAAATAAATATACTTGCTTTCCATACGTCCACATTTTTGTTTCATTTATTATTAAAAGTTGGGCTTGTACTTGGTAACAGCTTTTGTAGAACAGATTTAAAGTTCTGTTCATGTTCTGATGACACAAGTGTTAAAGTTTGGGACTTTGCTCGTTGCCAGGAAGAACGTTCTTTAACCGGTAATGTTTTTGTTGTTTTAAATTTACTTTCTCTGTTAAATATTTAAAACAAGATAACTGGAATGTATGTGTCAGGCAGGCCATGGTTGGGATGTGAAGAGTGTAGACTGGCACCCTACAAAGTCTTTGCTAGTTTCTGGTACCTTTTTTAAAAATGGTTCATTAATGTTTTGTGTGTGTACACTTAAACACTTGTATATTTTGTTGTATTAGGTGGGAAAGACAATCTTGTGAAGCTTTGGGATGCTAAGTCAGGGAGAGAACTATCTTCATTGTTAGTGCTGCAATGTTTGTTATTTTATATAACTAGATTTACgacccgccgcattgcggcgggtatTCTTTAGTTATAATTAAGTTGATTTaggacgcgcacgttatgttgaacctgtcgaacaggaaaaaaatagacgatgtaaaaacgttcacccacacacgcacgttgcgtcatattaacttgcaaaatttagaacgaaacgtaaaaacgttaaaccaaagacgcatgttacgatgtgttaagtcacaaaatttagaacgaagcataaaacgaaaattttacggaaaatgaaaactataaaggaccaaagttgaaagtaaaaaaagttaagAGGATGgattaaaaagttttgtgtttaaagtaaaaaaaaacaaatagttttagttaaaagtaatttataaaacacttttgagtgaaaagtaaaaaaaatcattttttttttttgaaaaacccctaaagccaaggttacaacaaccatatgcataaccatttttcctttgaaaaacccccaaagccaagacTACAACACATAAGTTAAAAATCatagtggttaaatcgcaaaagatggaaacttttgaattagaagtgaaaaatcaaattaatcaaggggttaaattgtataagatggaaaATTTTGAatcagaagtgaaaaatcaaattaatcgaaggggttaaattatcaaagattaaaactttaaacttaaattgtcaaaaactaaaactttagggttaaaaaagaaattaaaattaaaactttaaagttaaattgtcaaagaataaaactttagggttaaaaaagaaaatttctaattttttttgaaaaacaccctaAGCCAAAGTTACAACTCTTATATGCATAAAGTTGTTGCTTCTTtataatgtttaatgtttaattatacctctgataCTATTCTTATAGAGTTAATATTTCCGTTTGCAGTCATGGGCACAAGAATACTGTTCTTTGTGTCAAATGGAATCAAAATGGTAATTGGGTATTAACTGCGTCTAAGGATCAAATTATTAAGGTGCTCTTCTTTTCATACAAATTTTGAAACAACCACATTTCATTTCATTGATCCATGATGTTTGAATAGacgtttttttcttttttcagctATATGACATTAGGGCTATGAAAGAACTCCAATCTTTTCGTGGTCATAAGAAGGATGTCACAGGTTAGTACATTTTGTTATGCACCTAGTTTCACATAAGAAAAAAAGTAAGATTtgcttatttttttttaatgttagCACTTGCTTGGCATCCGTTTCATGAGGAGTATTTTGTTAGCGGGAGTTTTGATGGATCGATCTTTCACTGGCTCGTTGGGTAATGTATCTGATAATTTCCTCCTGTTTTGCaagaaattatttcttatttattttaataattaattaatgcACAGGCATGAAACTGCACAAATTGAAATTCAAAATGCACATGATAGTGGTGTTTGGGATCTTGCATGGCATCCCATTGGGTATCTTCTTTGCAGGTAAATAAATTGTTGCGTGTACATACGTATGTGTGTGTATTTTTAAAATACTCAAGTGAAGGAATTGTTGATGCAGTGGCAGCAGTGACAACACAACAAAGTTTTGGTGCAGAAATAGGCCTGGCGAGCCAGCTCGTGATAAAGTCAACACGGGTAATAATCAAGGTTTGTAGTTTTTAGCTTCTTTCATATATAAAGATATGCTTATTATTGTTATTCCTTGTTCTGTGTTATTTAACAAGGAGGTTACAATGAACAAAATCCTGCTCTTGGTGGGCGCATGCCTGTTAATTTTATGGGTGGGCCGGAGCCACCAACTACTCCTGGAGCCTTTGCTGCTGGATTGAGTCGGAATGAAGGTACTATTCCCGGAATTGGAGTTGCAATGCCCTTGTCTTTAGATAGTTGTACACAGGGAGGAGACCAAAAACCACCCATATCCTCATCAATGCCACCACCTTTACCGCCAGGCCCCCATCCATCAATGTTTCAGCAGCAGCAAGCAGCATATCCACAGCAGCCACCAAATATGCAGCAGCATATGCCACTTCATTTACCCCGTCCACCACTTCATAACATGCCCCCCATGCATGCTCAAATGGTAATCCTCCTGTCTGCACTCACTCCCGTTTCGTCCGATTGATGCTCATTTTGTTTATTGATGTGGTGCAGGGCACAATGAACCAGATGGGCCCACCACCTATGCAGCAGCAAGGCCATTTTATGGGCATGCATTCTGGTACCCCACCAAATAATAACCAGATGTATCCTCCGTCAGGGGGTACATTTAACCGACCACCAATGCCAGGATTAGGTCCTTATCAGGTAAGATAATATGTTTCTTTATGGTATTTATGCTTCTTATAAGTAGGAAAGCTGACATGGAATTTGTATTGTGCAGCCTGGGAATATGGGAACAGTCCCACAAAATTTTGGTACGCCTTCGGGAATTGCTCCACCGCTGCCTCCTGGACCCCCGCCACATGGACAAACACCTCAGTAGGACTTTGTTGTACATCTCATGGTCTTTTGATTgaattttcagtttttttttggGTTCGTGCAACAATGTGGTCAAGTAATCTCAGGTTTACCATAAGGAAAAGATGAAGGAGAATGGATTgttattgtttttaaattttcatGTTTGAAGAGTGATTTTGACCAACGTTAAATACTAGGTAGGAATTAGATGTGCACTTGGATCATATTTCAATGAATTCTCCCATCGTATCTCTCATTTTGTCCTCCAGTTATCGAAAGCCAATAGGTGTTTTATTTGGTTCGAAATATTACTATTCCTAGGTTAGAACTCCGTGTGTTACATGAGttgaataatttttttaatagtaagtatttcttaaaaaaaaatctCATGTGTTGCACATGTTGAATAAAAATGTACATTACACaagttaaataaaatgtaatttaaTTGATTAACACATCCAATCATCAAAACATGTACTCTTTAAAATGAATTTTGATATgctatttattaattataacattgtatgtttttttgtatatttattattaggttggatcaataaaatattaaattaagtaGTTATcaagggtaaggatagtgtaaaaagggcccgAAAGAAGCGGTCCATAAAGTGCAGGATAGGTTTGCTAATGTCTTGTATGGTTATTTTTTGGGCAGTAGACTCCCGTTTCCGATGGTAGAATATTATGCAAAAAATGTTTGGAATAAGTTTGGATTTTCTAAGCTTATGATGAATTCCGatggttttttcttttttaagtttgaCTCTCCGGATGGTATGAATAAGGTTCTTGAAGGCGGCCCTTGGCTAATCAGGAAAGTTCCGCTTTTTCTCAATGTTTGGTCTCCGGCAGTGACACTTAGGAAGGATGGGATCAAAACGGTTCCTGTTTGGGTAAAATTCCACAATGTGCCTATTGCTGTCTACACCGATGATGGGTTGAGTCTACTGGCATCGAAGATTGGGATTCCAAAGAGATTAGACAGCTACACTGCTGATATGTGTCTTGATAACTGGGGTCGAACAAGTTTTGCTCGTGCTATGATTGAAATTTCAGCTGATAAAGAACTGAAAGATTATGTAGTTGTAGCCATTCCTAAACTGGAAGAAGAAGGTTACGTCATGGAGAGAGTGTTAAGGTTGAGTATGAATGGAGACCGAAGAGATGTGCAACCTGCTGTTTATTTGGCCATGATATCTCTGCATGCCCCAAGTCAGAAGTGGTGCAGTCGAAGAAAGTCTCAGTTGATCAGGAAGGATTTGTAACAGATAAGCGGCGAACAGCCAAACATGTATTCCCCCAGAAAAAGCAAAAGCCTAAATTTATCTATAAACAAAAGACTAATGTAACTGGGCCTGAGACGTCTGGCACGAAAAACGATGATGAGACCTTTCATAAGGGTGGCACAAGTAATAGCGGTAATGGCAGCAATAAAAGCAACCTGAATTTACGTAATTCTTTTTCTGCTCTTTCGAGTGATCATGTTGTGGATGGGGATCCCTTTCTAGACCTGAGTTATAAGGGTGGCTCGAACAGAATTCTGGAGGATGATGATGGGGTTATTAACAATTTACAAACTGAAATTTCAGAATTTATGGCTGCTGAAACGAATGTAAAACcgtctgagggggcaagcactcccggatTAAAGGGTGTTAATGGGTAGTATTATGGCTTGGAATGTTAGGGGCTTGAACCGTCCCCTGAAACAAAGAGAGGTTCGGCAATTAATTACTGAAAATCATCTCAATATTTGTGCAGTTTTGGAGTCGCATGTTAATCTTTCGAATCTGGATAGAGTGTGCAAGGGGGTGTTCCGTAACTGGGATTGGTATTCTAATGGTAGTAGCTGCTCGAGGGGTACAAGGATTATAGTGGGCTGGAATAAGGAGTTGGTGGATCTTATGGTCATCCACCATACTGACCAGGTTATTCATGTGCAAACTCGTCTCAAATCGGATAACAAAATGCTTTTCTGTTCGTTTATTTATGCCGAGAATAAGTACCAGGACAGAAGAGTCCTATGGGAAAACCTTTGCAAACACAAAAGCTTTGTTCGTGATAGGCCGTGGGTGGTGATGGGTGATTTTAACTCGGCTCTTTCTATTGAGGATTGTCTTGTTGGATCTTCGACTCTTTCTATTGGTATGAGAGAGTTTTATGAATGTATACAACATAACGAGCTGGTTGATGTCAAGAGCCATGGGATGCATTTCACATGGAATCAAAAGCCGAAACAAGgagtgtgtcacacccccaaaatccacctgcggagtatcgccgcttgggagcgtgactgaccaggatcaagccaccaatcatatcgaacatgtaattaataagtataagtaaaagtaaatgccattcaatcaccaatatgacaggtgttccaaaacataagtatgttatcactgtttagcggaagcgtataaataaaacccaacataaataagtatgtactgtcataaagtgtttaacaaacaatcacgatccaagcccacaacgaccagctcctccctgtgcaagctccatgtatctaacgacctgcaaggcatgtaacagaggatcaacaactagttgagcgagttcacagaaagtaaatgcgtaatagtaagttcgtttgtaacaagtagctctactgggccgatagtacgttctattggtgggggcttcccatgttgtataaccactagactattcgtaaccataagtgttctacatatcccgagaacagtaatacgtacaatatttacgtaggatttacgtaagtgcccttcacaaccgaggacagggtacgcgggggtttacgtaggttttacgtaagtgcctgacacaaccgaggcagtagtgagtataagttcacgtaggttttacgtgagtgtccttcgcaacctgaggacagtgagtagcataagtatacgtaggttttac of Helianthus annuus cultivar XRQ/B chromosome 1, HanXRQr2.0-SUNRISE, whole genome shotgun sequence contains these proteins:
- the LOC110944666 gene encoding flowering time control protein FY isoform X1, which produces MMYNDPQQQQQPPQMYQQHHPPPPPPPQQQQMMQHHQFQQQMGPPPQMMRQPSASSTTLGGYQDYHQQQHLPFDAHDNFAAKRMRKIGQRRAVDYTSTVVRYMQTRLWQQDSRDRTILQPTPAAAIDMLPTVAYSDNPSTSFAAKFVHTSLNKNRCSINRVLWTPTGRRLITGSHSGEFTLWNGQSFNFEMILQAHDQPIRSMVWSYNDNWMVTGDDGGSIKYWQNNMNNVKANKSAHKESVRDLSFCRTDLKFCSCSDDTSVKVWDFARCQEERSLTGHGWDVKSVDWHPTKSLLVSGGKDNLVKLWDAKSGRELSSFHGHKNTVLCVKWNQNGNWVLTASKDQIIKLYDIRAMKELQSFRGHKKDVTALAWHPFHEEYFVSGSFDGSIFHWLVGHETAQIEIQNAHDSGVWDLAWHPIGYLLCSGSSDNTTKFWCRNRPGEPARDKVNTGNNQGGYNEQNPALGGRMPVNFMGGPEPPTTPGAFAAGLSRNEGTIPGIGVAMPLSLDSCTQGGDQKPPISSSMPPPLPPGPHPSMFQQQQAAYPQQPPNMQQHMPLHLPRPPLHNMPPMHAQMGTMNQMGPPPMQQQGHFMGMHSGTPPNNNQMYPPSGGTFNRPPMPGLGPYQPGNMGTVPQNFGTPSGIAPPLPPGPPPHGQTPQ
- the LOC110944666 gene encoding flowering time control protein FY isoform X2, yielding MMYNDPQQQQQPPQMYQQHHPPPPPPPQQQQMMQHHQFQQQMGPPPQMMRQPSASSTTLGGYQDYHQQQHLPFDAHDNFAAKRMRKIGQRRAVDYTSTVVRYMQTRLWQQDSRDRTILQPTPAAAIDMLPTVAYSDNPSTSFAAKFVHTSLNKNRCSINRVLWTPTGRRLITGSHSGEFTLWNGQSFNFEMILQAHDQPIRSMVWSYNDNWMVTGDDGGSIKYWQNNMNNVKANKSAHKESVRDLSFCRTDLKFCSCSDDTSVKVWDFARCQEERSLTGHGWDVKSVDWHPTKSLLVSGGKDNLVKLWDAKSGRELSSFHGHKNTVLCVKWNQNGNWVLTASKDQIIKLYDIRAMKELQSFRGHKKDVTALAWHPFHEEYFVSGSFDGSIFHWLVGHETAQIEIQNAHDSGVWDLAWHPIGYLLCSGSSDNTTKFWCRNRPGEPARDKVNTGGYNEQNPALGGRMPVNFMGGPEPPTTPGAFAAGLSRNEGTIPGIGVAMPLSLDSCTQGGDQKPPISSSMPPPLPPGPHPSMFQQQQAAYPQQPPNMQQHMPLHLPRPPLHNMPPMHAQMGTMNQMGPPPMQQQGHFMGMHSGTPPNNNQMYPPSGGTFNRPPMPGLGPYQPGNMGTVPQNFGTPSGIAPPLPPGPPPHGQTPQ